The Streptococcus pantholopis genome has a segment encoding these proteins:
- a CDS encoding ABC transporter permease has translation MKTRFNLFSLPYFLWLFLFVLTPLILLVYQSFFNVEGQFTLANYQTFFGSWTYLRMSLNSILYAALITCAALLISYPTALILRKLKHKQLWLMLIVLPTWINLLLKAYAFMGIFGQQGAVNDFLTFIGIGPKQLLFTDFSFLFVATYIEIPFMILPIFNALDAIDQDLLNASRDLGADELQTFRNVILPLSLNGVRSGIQSVFIPSLSLFMLTRLIGGNRVITLGTAIEQHFLTTQNWGMGATIGLVLILAMAAVMWLTSEHKTKSR, from the coding sequence ATGAAAACACGCTTTAATCTTTTTTCTTTGCCCTATTTTCTCTGGCTTTTTCTTTTTGTTTTAACACCGCTGATTTTACTGGTTTATCAGTCTTTTTTTAATGTAGAGGGGCAGTTTACTCTAGCCAATTATCAAACCTTCTTTGGATCCTGGACTTATCTCAGAATGAGCCTGAATTCCATTTTATATGCTGCCCTGATTACCTGCGCAGCCTTGCTTATTTCTTATCCGACAGCCCTGATTTTAAGGAAATTGAAACATAAGCAGCTCTGGCTGATGCTGATTGTGCTGCCGACTTGGATTAATTTGCTGCTCAAAGCCTATGCTTTTATGGGGATTTTTGGCCAGCAGGGAGCGGTCAATGACTTTTTGACCTTTATAGGCATCGGGCCTAAGCAGCTTCTTTTTACAGACTTTTCTTTTTTATTTGTTGCGACCTATATTGAAATTCCTTTTATGATATTGCCGATTTTTAATGCTCTGGATGCCATTGATCAGGATTTGCTGAATGCCAGCAGGGATTTAGGAGCTGATGAGCTGCAGACCTTTCGAAACGTTATTTTACCGCTGTCCCTCAATGGTGTCAGAAGTGGGATTCAGTCTGTTTTTATTCCCAGCTTAAGTCTGTTTATGCTAACCAGACTGATTGGCGGAAACCGTGTTATTACTCTGGGAACGGCTATTGAACAGCATTTTCTGACAACACAAAACTGGGGAATGGGGGCAACTATCGGTCTTGTTTTAATTCTTGCCATGGCTGCTGTCATGTGGTTGACAAGTGAACATAAAACCAAATCTAGATGA
- the folP gene encoding dihydropteroate synthase, whose amino-acid sequence MKIGCHNVSGNACVMGVLNVTPDSFSDGGNYLNVDSALKQVRKMLEAGAAVIDVGGESTRPKADFVSADEEMRRVLPIIKAIKENFDCLISIDSYKSETAQAALEAGADIINDVWAGLYDGNMLTLAAQKNVPIMLMHNQKEEIYSDVTQDVCRFLSERAEAALAAGVSKENIWLDPGFGFAKNVEQNLELLKGLDQVCQLGYPVLFGVSRKRFVDYLLGGQTKPSERDMATAGLSAWALQKGCRMVRVHNVEANRDIVTAISQLSPFKE is encoded by the coding sequence ATGAAAATTGGTTGTCATAATGTTTCGGGTAACGCCTGTGTCATGGGAGTGTTAAATGTTACGCCGGATTCTTTTTCGGATGGCGGGAATTATTTGAATGTGGATTCAGCATTAAAGCAAGTTCGGAAAATGCTGGAGGCCGGTGCAGCAGTTATTGATGTCGGCGGTGAGTCTACACGGCCTAAAGCTGATTTTGTATCAGCAGATGAGGAGATGCGCCGTGTTTTGCCGATTATTAAAGCCATCAAAGAAAATTTTGACTGTCTAATCAGTATTGACAGCTATAAAAGCGAGACTGCTCAGGCTGCTTTAGAGGCCGGTGCCGATATTATAAATGATGTCTGGGCCGGTCTTTACGATGGGAATATGCTGACTTTGGCAGCTCAAAAAAATGTTCCTATTATGCTGATGCATAATCAAAAAGAGGAAATATACAGCGATGTGACACAGGATGTCTGCCGCTTTTTATCTGAACGTGCCGAAGCTGCTTTAGCAGCCGGGGTCAGTAAGGAAAATATTTGGCTTGATCCCGGTTTTGGTTTTGCAAAAAATGTTGAACAGAATCTTGAACTGCTGAAAGGTTTAGATCAAGTTTGTCAGCTCGGTTATCCGGTGCTGTTCGGCGTTTCCCGCAAGCGGTTTGTCGACTATCTTTTAGGCGGCCAAACCAAGCCTTCTGAACGGGACATGGCAACAGCTGGCCTTTCGGCCTGGGCTTTGCAAAAAGGCTGTCGTATGGTTCGGGTGCATAATGTGGAAGCCAACCGTGATATTGTTACTGCTATCAGCCAGCTGTCTCCTTTTAAGGAATAA
- the thrB gene encoding homoserine kinase codes for MKITVPATSANLGPGFDSVGIALSKYLSVEILGEAASWEIIHDLGESIPTDDSNLLIATALKVKSDLPPQRLKMDSEIPLARGLGSSSSVIVAGIELANQLAGLRLTAEEKLKIATEIEGHPDNVAPAIFGNLVISSCFEGTVSSVVADFPADCSFIAFIPDYELKTSESRQVLPEELSYKEAVAASSIANLALAGLLTGDLVKAGKAIESDLFHERFRQPLVKEFAPIKNLGRTKGAYATYLSGAGPTVMLLAPKEKEEVLYAGLQALELSGDTFVLQVDQQGVSVKQD; via the coding sequence ATGAAAATTACTGTACCAGCGACCAGCGCTAATTTGGGACCGGGTTTTGATTCAGTCGGAATAGCTCTTTCTAAGTATTTATCGGTTGAAATTTTAGGAGAAGCTGCTTCTTGGGAAATTATTCATGATTTGGGAGAAAGTATCCCGACTGATGACAGCAACCTTTTGATTGCGACTGCTTTAAAAGTCAAGAGCGATCTGCCTCCCCAGCGTCTGAAAATGGATTCTGAAATTCCTCTGGCTCGCGGACTGGGCTCATCCAGTTCTGTTATTGTTGCAGGAATTGAACTGGCAAATCAGCTGGCCGGACTGCGGCTGACTGCTGAAGAAAAACTTAAGATAGCTACTGAAATAGAAGGTCATCCTGACAATGTCGCACCGGCTATTTTTGGCAATCTGGTAATTTCCAGCTGCTTTGAAGGGACAGTCAGCAGTGTTGTGGCCGATTTTCCGGCAGATTGTTCCTTTATTGCTTTTATCCCTGATTATGAGCTAAAAACCAGCGAAAGCCGGCAGGTCCTCCCTGAGGAGCTTTCTTATAAAGAAGCAGTTGCCGCCAGTTCAATCGCCAATCTCGCCCTAGCCGGTCTTTTAACTGGTGACTTGGTCAAAGCCGGCAAGGCTATTGAATCGGATTTATTTCATGAACGGTTTCGTCAGCCTTTAGTTAAAGAATTTGCACCGATTAAGAATCTCGGCCGAACAAAAGGAGCCTATGCCACTTATTTATCGGGTGCGGGCCCTACGGTTATGCTATTAGCCCCTAAAGAAAAAGAAGAGGTTCTTTATGCTGGCCTGCAGGCTTTAGAACTTAGCGGAGATACATTTGTCCTGCAGGTTGATCAGCAGGGAGTTTCAGTGAAGCAGGACTGA
- a CDS encoding ABC transporter ATP-binding protein translates to MTEPIIAFKNVTKVFEDSETVVLKNINFELEKGKFYTLLGASGSGKSTILNIIAGLLDVTSGDVYLDGRRINDVPVHKRDVHTVFQNYALFPHMTVFENVAFPLKLKKLNKQEIAQRVQEALELVRLEGLEKRRIQKLSGGQRQRVAIARAIINRPKVVLLDEPLSALDLQLRTEMQYELRTLQQRLGITFVFVTHDQEEALAMSDWIFVMNDGEIVQAGSPVDIYDEPINHFVATFIGESNILPGTMIADYLVEFNGKRFEAVDGGMEPQEAVEVVIRPEDLQITLPKAGKLQVRVDTQLFRGVHYEIIAHDELNNEWLIHSTRKAIEGEVIGLDFRPEDIHIMRLNESKAEFEARIEEYVDLDEHEEGLLNAIAKGEK, encoded by the coding sequence TTGACTGAACCAATCATTGCTTTTAAGAATGTCACAAAAGTATTTGAGGACAGCGAAACAGTTGTTTTAAAAAATATTAATTTTGAATTGGAAAAGGGGAAGTTTTACACACTGCTTGGGGCTTCAGGAAGCGGCAAATCAACCATTTTGAATATTATAGCTGGTTTACTGGATGTGACCAGCGGCGATGTTTATCTGGACGGCCGGAGGATTAATGATGTTCCTGTGCATAAGCGGGATGTTCATACTGTTTTTCAAAATTACGCCCTCTTTCCGCATATGACAGTTTTTGAAAATGTTGCTTTTCCCTTGAAGCTCAAAAAATTGAATAAGCAGGAAATTGCCCAGCGTGTCCAAGAAGCGCTGGAGCTGGTTCGATTGGAGGGACTGGAAAAACGACGGATTCAAAAACTATCCGGCGGACAAAGGCAGCGCGTTGCCATCGCCCGAGCGATTATCAACCGTCCTAAAGTTGTCCTTCTGGATGAGCCTCTTTCAGCTTTGGATTTACAGCTTCGGACGGAGATGCAGTATGAGCTTAGGACCCTGCAGCAGCGTCTGGGCATTACTTTTGTTTTTGTGACGCATGATCAGGAAGAGGCACTAGCTATGAGCGACTGGATTTTTGTCATGAATGATGGCGAAATCGTTCAGGCCGGCAGTCCTGTTGATATTTACGATGAGCCTATTAATCATTTTGTGGCAACTTTCATCGGTGAATCCAATATTTTGCCGGGAACGATGATTGCTGACTATTTGGTTGAATTTAACGGTAAGCGCTTTGAAGCAGTTGATGGCGGAATGGAGCCTCAGGAAGCAGTCGAAGTGGTTATTCGGCCGGAAGATTTACAGATTACCTTGCCCAAAGCAGGGAAACTTCAGGTCAGAGTTGATACTCAACTTTTTCGTGGCGTTCATTATGAAATTATTGCCCATGATGAATTGAATAATGAATGGCTGATTCATTCCACCCGAAAGGCTATCGAAGGCGAAGTTATCGGTCTGGATTTTCGTCCGGAAGACATTCATATTATGCGGCTTAATGAAAGCAAGGCAGAATTTGAAGCTCGGATTGAAGAGTATGTCGATTTGGATGAACATGAAGAAGGATTGCTTAATGCCATTGCGAAAGGGGAAAAATGA
- the folB gene encoding dihydroneopterin aldolase — MDKIYLQGCHFYGYHGALTEEQKLGQIFIVDCTLSLDLEKASQTDRLTDTVHYGMVFDCLKKHVENEKYQLLEKLAGVIIADIFRQFLPVQTIKLTIRKKNPPINGHYSAVGIELERSRT; from the coding sequence ATGGATAAAATATACTTGCAGGGTTGCCATTTTTATGGCTATCATGGCGCCCTCACTGAGGAACAAAAGCTGGGACAGATTTTTATTGTTGACTGCACACTGTCTCTTGACTTAGAAAAGGCTTCTCAAACAGACCGTCTGACAGATACTGTTCACTATGGTATGGTGTTTGACTGTCTTAAAAAACATGTTGAGAATGAAAAATACCAGCTTCTGGAAAAATTAGCCGGTGTTATTATTGCTGACATTTTTCGGCAGTTTTTGCCAGTTCAGACGATTAAACTGACAATACGTAAGAAGAATCCGCCGATTAACGGGCATTACTCAGCTGTCGGGATTGAATTGGAACGGAGCCGGACATGA
- the folK gene encoding 2-amino-4-hydroxy-6-hydroxymethyldihydropteridine diphosphokinase, producing MTSVYLSLGSNLGEQKSYLCRALAALDALPLTQVTACSSFYETAPWGKTDQPDFLNLCCKLETDLPPQDLLLSCQKIEEDLGRVRHEHWGARTIDIDLLLYGEATIAQDNLQIPHPYMTERAFVLLPLEEIAPYLTLEGVPLKAYISGLDVTGVKKISDQSCDKG from the coding sequence ATGACAAGTGTTTACTTAAGTTTAGGGAGCAATTTGGGAGAGCAAAAGTCCTATCTCTGCCGTGCTCTTGCAGCATTGGATGCTTTACCGCTTACGCAGGTGACTGCCTGCTCTTCCTTTTATGAAACTGCTCCTTGGGGGAAAACAGACCAGCCTGACTTTCTCAACCTCTGCTGTAAGCTTGAAACGGATTTGCCCCCTCAAGACCTGCTGCTATCTTGCCAAAAGATTGAAGAAGATTTGGGACGTGTACGCCATGAACACTGGGGTGCACGGACGATTGACATTGATCTGCTGCTATACGGGGAAGCCACAATTGCTCAAGACAATCTTCAGATTCCCCATCCTTACATGACAGAACGGGCCTTTGTTCTGCTGCCTTTGGAAGAGATAGCTCCTTATCTGACTTTGGAAGGGGTTCCGCTTAAAGCTTATATAAGCGGTTTGGACGTAACTGGAGTGAAAAAAATAAGTGATCAATCATGTGATAAAGGTTAG
- a CDS encoding bifunctional folylpolyglutamate synthase/dihydrofolate synthase, giving the protein MNYLEALNWVQSKLKFGIKPGLERMAWMLNELGNPQHNLAAVHVVGTNGKGSTVSYLQHIFSSAGYDVGTFTSPYIVDFRERISLNGQMISKKDFVDVVQKIKPVVDRLPLETTLEAATEFEVITLLMFEYFGHVHPVDIAFIEAGLGGQYDSTNVFKALAVICPSIGLDHQAVLGSTHREIAEQKVGVLKDLVPFIFAADRDDVKTVFYQKAKRTGSPVYQVGKDFYSIWQGDYFSYRGLSVELSHIRLKLPGRHQALNASLAITAAVLLQRCYPKITLTVIKTALMQTVWAGRTEFILPNLLLDGAHNLESMAALIDVVKDFSDQKIHILFAAINDKPVAEMLNLLDQAGTVEVTQFDYPKALALSDYPTKYSRVADWRLWLQMIKKQSKDDFYLVTGSLYFISQVRRQLLSTASI; this is encoded by the coding sequence ATGAACTACCTTGAAGCTTTGAATTGGGTACAGTCCAAACTAAAATTTGGGATTAAACCGGGTTTGGAACGAATGGCTTGGATGCTGAATGAATTGGGGAATCCTCAGCATAATCTTGCAGCGGTACACGTTGTTGGCACTAATGGCAAAGGCTCTACTGTCAGCTATCTGCAGCATATTTTCAGCTCAGCAGGTTACGATGTCGGTACCTTTACTTCCCCTTATATCGTTGATTTTAGGGAACGTATCAGCTTAAACGGTCAGATGATCTCAAAAAAAGATTTTGTAGATGTGGTCCAAAAAATTAAACCTGTTGTTGACCGTCTGCCTTTAGAAACAACTCTGGAAGCAGCTACGGAGTTTGAAGTGATTACCCTGCTGATGTTTGAATATTTTGGCCATGTGCATCCTGTTGATATTGCTTTTATTGAAGCAGGTCTTGGCGGTCAGTACGATTCGACTAATGTTTTTAAGGCCTTGGCGGTTATCTGCCCGTCTATCGGTTTGGATCACCAAGCTGTTTTAGGCAGCACACACAGAGAGATAGCAGAACAGAAAGTCGGTGTACTCAAAGATCTGGTCCCTTTTATTTTTGCTGCTGACCGTGATGATGTCAAAACCGTTTTTTATCAGAAGGCAAAACGGACTGGCAGCCCGGTTTATCAGGTCGGTAAAGATTTTTACAGCATTTGGCAGGGGGACTATTTTTCCTATCGGGGATTATCTGTGGAGCTCAGCCATATTCGTCTTAAACTTCCCGGACGCCACCAAGCTCTTAATGCCAGCCTTGCTATAACTGCTGCTGTCCTACTGCAAAGATGCTATCCAAAGATTACCTTAACTGTTATTAAGACAGCCTTGATGCAAACTGTCTGGGCTGGACGAACAGAATTTATTTTACCCAATCTTTTACTTGATGGAGCCCATAATCTTGAGAGCATGGCTGCTTTAATCGATGTTGTTAAAGACTTTTCAGATCAAAAAATTCATATTTTATTTGCGGCTATCAATGATAAGCCCGTCGCAGAGATGTTGAATCTCCTTGATCAGGCAGGGACTGTAGAGGTCACTCAATTTGATTATCCTAAAGCGCTGGCCTTAAGCGATTATCCGACAAAGTATTCTCGAGTTGCGGATTGGCGCTTGTGGCTGCAGATGATTAAGAAGCAAAGCAAAGATGATTTTTACCTTGTCACTGGCTCTCTTTATTTTATTTCCCAAGTCCGCCGACAGCTTTTGTCAACTGCGTCTATTTAA
- a CDS encoding homoserine dehydrogenase codes for MAVKIGLLGFGTVASGIPFLLKENGEKIRAAAKDKIEIAKILVKDDDEKNRLLAAGNDYHFVTDVDAIIKDPDISIVVELMGRIEPARTFIEAALAAGKHVVSANKDLLAVHGAELLAVAKEHRAALYYEAAVAGGIPILRTLANSLTSDKITRILGVLNGTSNFMMTQMVDEGWTYEAALAKAQELGYAESDPTNDVEGIDAAYKAVLLSQFGFGMTIDFDQVLHQGISTITPDDVAVAQELGYVIKLVGDIRETPSGIAAEVSPTFLPKEHPLASVNGVMNAVFVESIGIGESMYYGPGAGQKPTATSVVADIIRIARRLHDGNVGKSFNEFVRETQIAHPSDVKSAYYFAISTPDKRGQLLRLAQIFNSEAISFGQVLQQRANGDTARVVIITHSLSRTQLSNVLEKLEEVADFEVLNTFKVLGE; via the coding sequence ATGGCTGTTAAGATTGGTCTGCTTGGCTTTGGAACGGTTGCCAGCGGGATTCCTTTTTTATTGAAGGAAAATGGTGAAAAAATTAGGGCAGCAGCGAAAGACAAGATTGAAATTGCAAAAATTCTTGTTAAGGACGATGATGAAAAAAACCGTCTGCTTGCTGCCGGCAATGATTACCATTTTGTTACAGATGTTGATGCTATTATCAAGGATCCGGATATCTCTATAGTAGTAGAGCTGATGGGGCGTATAGAGCCCGCTAGGACTTTTATTGAAGCGGCGCTTGCAGCCGGCAAGCACGTCGTTTCAGCTAATAAGGACCTTTTGGCTGTGCATGGTGCTGAACTGCTGGCTGTTGCAAAAGAACATCGGGCCGCTCTTTACTATGAGGCAGCTGTCGCCGGAGGGATTCCCATCTTGCGGACCTTGGCCAATTCACTGACATCAGATAAAATTACCCGTATTCTGGGGGTTTTGAATGGAACGTCTAATTTTATGATGACCCAGATGGTAGATGAGGGCTGGACTTACGAGGCTGCTTTAGCGAAAGCTCAGGAACTGGGGTATGCAGAGAGTGACCCAACAAACGATGTTGAAGGGATTGATGCTGCCTATAAAGCTGTTCTGCTCAGTCAGTTTGGTTTTGGTATGACGATTGATTTTGATCAGGTCTTGCATCAGGGGATCTCGACCATTACGCCGGATGATGTTGCAGTTGCCCAAGAATTGGGCTATGTGATTAAATTGGTTGGAGATATTCGGGAAACGCCGTCAGGAATTGCTGCAGAAGTTTCTCCGACTTTCTTGCCCAAAGAACATCCGCTTGCCAGTGTTAACGGTGTCATGAATGCTGTTTTTGTTGAATCAATAGGCATCGGTGAGTCTATGTATTATGGTCCGGGTGCAGGGCAGAAGCCGACTGCAACCTCTGTTGTAGCAGACATTATTCGGATTGCCCGGAGGCTTCATGACGGCAATGTCGGTAAATCCTTCAATGAGTTTGTGCGAGAAACACAGATAGCCCATCCTTCTGATGTCAAATCGGCCTATTATTTTGCTATCAGTACACCGGATAAGAGAGGCCAGCTTCTTCGCTTAGCGCAAATCTTCAATTCAGAAGCTATTTCTTTTGGTCAGGTGCTGCAGCAGAGAGCCAACGGTGATACAGCGCGTGTTGTGATTATTACCCATTCTCTGAGCAGAACCCAGCTCTCCAATGTGCTTGAAAAGCTTGAGGAAGTTGCAGACTTTGAAGTACTTAATACTTTCAAGGTATTGGGAGAATGA
- the folE gene encoding GTP cyclohydrolase I FolE, with amino-acid sequence MINQEKVEEAIYQLLQALGENPEREGLSETPRRVAKMYQEVFAGINEDPKNQFTAVFAEDHEEIVMVKDIPFYSMCEHHLLPFYGTAHVAYLPEQGRITGLSKLARAVEMAGKRPQLQERMTEQIASALDDALQPRGVFVMVEAEHLCMSMRGIKKPGSKTVTLAARGLFQEDFQKRQELLSLMRQ; translated from the coding sequence ATGATAAATCAAGAAAAAGTGGAAGAAGCTATCTACCAGCTGCTGCAGGCTTTAGGCGAAAATCCTGAGCGTGAAGGGCTATCAGAAACACCAAGACGTGTTGCTAAAATGTATCAAGAAGTATTTGCAGGGATAAATGAAGATCCTAAAAACCAATTTACAGCTGTTTTTGCTGAAGATCATGAGGAAATCGTTATGGTTAAGGATATCCCTTTTTACTCAATGTGCGAACATCACTTGCTTCCTTTTTACGGGACAGCTCATGTGGCTTATCTGCCTGAACAAGGGCGGATAACCGGTCTGAGTAAGCTGGCTCGGGCTGTAGAAATGGCTGGCAAGCGTCCCCAGCTTCAGGAGCGTATGACAGAGCAAATCGCTTCAGCCCTTGATGATGCGCTCCAGCCTCGAGGTGTTTTTGTCATGGTCGAAGCCGAGCATCTGTGTATGAGCATGCGCGGGATTAAAAAGCCCGGCAGTAAGACAGTAACGTTAGCAGCAAGAGGCCTCTTTCAGGAGGATTTTCAAAAGCGCCAGGAACTCCTTTCTCTAATGCGGCAGTAA
- a CDS encoding polysaccharide deacetylase family protein has translation MSKEFHMEKKKIWFVLNIILISLCCFAFAMLIFTLKTQKFSNQPKDSSASSSYTVSENTTEQKADKEKSTANWVPQAEKIALPILMYHAVHVMDASEAANANLIVDPEVFEEHIKQLSEKGYYFLSPEEVHKALTENSLPNNNKKIVWLTFDDGNADFYTVAYPILKKYQARATNNVITDYVAKEYPASLTVEQMLEMKENGMSFQSHTVSHPNLADSSPEKQSSELTEAKTYLDQALSQDTIAIAYPSGKYSQLTLDKAAHSYKLGITTNEGLASSDDGLLSLKRIRILPSTTAENLLKRIEPV, from the coding sequence ATGTCTAAGGAGTTTCATATGGAAAAAAAGAAGATATGGTTTGTTCTCAATATCATCTTAATCAGTCTTTGCTGCTTTGCTTTTGCTATGCTGATTTTTACTCTTAAAACACAAAAGTTCAGCAATCAGCCAAAAGATTCATCAGCTTCCAGCAGCTATACTGTTTCTGAAAATACAACAGAACAAAAGGCAGACAAGGAAAAATCTACTGCCAACTGGGTCCCTCAGGCGGAAAAAATTGCTCTTCCCATTTTAATGTACCATGCCGTTCATGTCATGGATGCATCTGAGGCAGCCAATGCCAATTTGATTGTTGATCCTGAGGTCTTTGAAGAGCATATTAAACAGCTCTCAGAAAAGGGCTACTATTTTTTAAGTCCGGAAGAAGTTCATAAAGCTCTGACAGAAAACAGTCTGCCTAATAATAATAAAAAAATTGTCTGGCTGACCTTTGATGACGGCAATGCTGATTTTTATACTGTTGCCTATCCCATCTTGAAAAAGTATCAAGCTAGAGCAACAAATAATGTCATCACAGATTATGTCGCTAAAGAATATCCTGCCAGTTTAACTGTGGAACAAATGCTGGAAATGAAAGAAAACGGTATGTCCTTTCAATCTCATACTGTCAGCCATCCTAATCTGGCTGACAGTAGCCCGGAAAAACAATCCAGTGAACTGACCGAAGCTAAAACCTATCTTGACCAAGCACTCTCTCAAGATACCATTGCAATTGCCTACCCTTCCGGAAAATATAGTCAGCTGACGCTCGATAAGGCTGCTCACTCCTACAAACTGGGCATCACAACCAATGAAGGCCTAGCTTCCTCAGACGACGGCTTACTTTCTCTCAAACGTATCCGCATTCTTCCTTCAACGACTGCAGAGAATCTGCTTAAGAGAATTGAGCCGGTCTAA
- a CDS encoding ABC transporter permease produces MKRVAFVYLVFVFLLLYLPIFYLIFYSFNQAGHMNGFTSFTWEHYRTLLADQRLLLILVQTFFLAFLSSLLATVVGTFGAMFIWERRQKYESALLSFNNVLLVAPDVMIGAAFLLLFTRVGFTLGLLSVLLSHVAFSIPIVVLMVLPRLKAMDTDMIRAAYDLGATSLQMLKEVMLPYLTPSIIAAYFMAFTYSLDDFAVTFFVTGNSFSTLSVEIYSRARQGISLEINALSGVVFLFSILLVIGYYYISQERAGDGDA; encoded by the coding sequence ATGAAGAGAGTTGCGTTTGTTTATTTAGTTTTTGTTTTTCTTCTTCTTTATTTGCCTATTTTTTATTTGATTTTTTATTCTTTTAATCAAGCTGGTCATATGAATGGTTTTACCAGTTTTACTTGGGAACATTATCGGACATTGTTGGCTGATCAGCGTTTGCTTTTAATTCTGGTGCAGACTTTCTTTTTGGCTTTTCTGAGTTCTCTGCTGGCTACAGTTGTTGGAACATTTGGTGCTATGTTTATTTGGGAAAGACGGCAAAAATATGAGAGTGCTCTTCTGTCTTTCAATAATGTTTTGCTTGTTGCTCCTGATGTGATGATTGGTGCAGCTTTTTTGCTGCTTTTTACCCGTGTTGGTTTTACGCTCGGTCTGCTTTCGGTTTTATTAAGTCATGTTGCTTTTTCTATTCCCATAGTAGTATTGATGGTACTCCCTCGTTTGAAGGCCATGGATACTGATATGATTCGGGCGGCTTATGATTTAGGAGCGACTTCCTTGCAGATGCTTAAAGAAGTCATGCTGCCTTATTTGACTCCAAGTATTATAGCGGCTTATTTTATGGCTTTCACCTACTCTTTAGATGATTTTGCCGTCACTTTTTTTGTGACGGGTAACAGTTTCTCAACTCTGTCAGTCGAAATTTATTCACGGGCTCGGCAGGGAATTTCTCTGGAAATTAATGCGCTCTCAGGCGTTGTCTTTCTTTTCAGTATTCTTTTGGTTATCGGCTATTATTATATCTCGCAGGAAAGAGCAGGTGATGGGGATGCGTAA
- the murB gene encoding UDP-N-acetylmuramate dehydrogenase: MFDFLENELKGIDIRVNEPLKKYTYTEVGGPADFLAFPRNRYELSRVVKYANHQGIDWMVLGNASNIIVRDGGIRGFVIMFDKLNTTTVDGYIIEAEAGANLIETTRVAKFHSLTGFEFACGIPGSVGGAVFMNAGAYGGEIAHILLSAQVLTKNGDVRTIDNRDMRFGYRRSAVQASGEVVISAKFALKPGDYTLISQEMARLTHLRELKQPLEHPSCGSVFKRPLGYFAGQLISEAGLKGHRIGGVEVSRKHAGFMVNVAGGTAQDYEDLIADVIEKVEAHSGVRLEPEVRIIGEKK, encoded by the coding sequence ATGTTTGATTTTTTAGAGAATGAATTAAAAGGGATAGATATCCGTGTCAACGAACCTTTAAAAAAGTATACCTACACTGAAGTAGGCGGTCCGGCTGACTTTTTAGCCTTTCCACGCAACCGCTATGAATTATCCAGAGTGGTTAAATATGCCAATCATCAAGGTATTGACTGGATGGTTTTGGGAAATGCCAGCAATATTATTGTTCGTGATGGCGGTATTCGCGGCTTTGTCATTATGTTTGATAAATTAAATACGACAACAGTTGACGGTTATATCATTGAAGCAGAAGCAGGAGCGAATCTTATTGAAACCACCCGTGTTGCAAAATTTCACAGTTTAACAGGCTTTGAATTTGCCTGTGGCATTCCGGGAAGTGTCGGCGGTGCTGTATTTATGAATGCCGGTGCTTATGGCGGTGAGATTGCCCATATCCTTCTGTCAGCTCAGGTCCTAACTAAAAACGGAGATGTCAGAACCATTGACAATCGGGATATGCGCTTTGGCTATCGGCGCTCAGCTGTTCAGGCCAGCGGAGAGGTTGTTATTTCGGCCAAGTTTGCTTTAAAACCCGGGGACTATACGCTGATCAGTCAGGAAATGGCCCGATTAACCCATTTGCGTGAATTGAAACAGCCCTTGGAGCACCCTTCCTGCGGTTCAGTTTTTAAACGGCCTTTAGGTTATTTTGCCGGTCAGCTGATTAGCGAAGCCGGCCTTAAAGGTCATAGAATCGGCGGTGTTGAAGTGAGTCGCAAACACGCTGGGTTTATGGTTAATGTCGCTGGGGGAACTGCTCAGGACTACGAAGATTTGATTGCTGATGTCATTGAGAAAGTGGAAGCTCATTCAGGGGTCCGGCTGGAGCCGGAGGTAAGGATTATCGGTGAGAAAAAATAG